The Candidatus Aegiribacteria sp. nucleotide sequence TCCTTGTACTTTCGAAGTTAATCCCAGAATTGCAGCAACCTCATCCTGCGAAAGCACAACAGGAAGCCTCTTGGGTTTCCGTGCCCTGACGGCGTCAATATGCTCCGGTTCCTTGTTCCAAACATTTCTGAAAAGGAAAAGAATAGCGTTGAAAGCCTGATTCTGAGTGGATGCGGCCACACTTTTCTTAAGTGCGAGGAAAGACAGATATGCAATGAAAGAAGAATCTTGCTGTGGTTTCATCTCTCGTAAAGAACAGAAATCGAAGTACTTCCTGCTTCAGGAGGAATAACTTTTTACTGTACTCCGGGCATAGTGTCGTACGTGGAGTTTCCTGATAATGGTTTGAAGAGGATCAACCTCATCAGATCCAATCGTATTGATTTTATCATCCGGTGAGAATTGCTGATAAAGCTTCACTGCATCGAGTGCCAGTCGTATCTGCCAGTCATGCTTTCCTTCATTGCTGAGAACATCTGAATAGGATGCTTCGTCTGGATGATCAAGATCCAAGTAATGCTTAACCCACCAGACAATGTAAGGTAAGTGGTTATCATTCACCAAATTTTGACTTCTAAGATTACTTTCAAACTCTTCCAGTATTTTATGCATGATATTACTTCCTCTGCATATGAAGCTGCAGTATAACACCGTGATCTCCATTGTTAG carries:
- a CDS encoding site-specific integrase produces the protein MKPQQDSSFIAYLSFLALKKSVAASTQNQAFNAILFLFRNVWNKEPEHIDAVRARKPKRLPVVLSQDEVAAILGLTSKVQGLVLKVIYSSGLRLNEALSLRIQDLNLEKGSLTVRSSKGDKDRITVLSRNLIPELQDHLVEV